In the Carboxydothermus hydrogenoformans Z-2901 genome, ACAAAAGGTTAAAGTAGCTTTTTTCCCGGTGGGCGAAAGTAATCTCGAATTATTAATGCCCACCGATGAAAAAAGTGCTGTTACCCGGTTTTTAATGAATCACGGAGAAGGAATCCATCACATTGCTTTTTTAGTGGAAAATTTGGAAGGGATGCTGGCCGCTTTAAAGGAAAAAGGTTTTAACTTAATAGATGAAAAACCGCGCCCTGGAGCTCACGGGAAAAAAATTGCCTTTATCCATCCGAAATCAACTAACAGTGTTTTAATAGAACTTTGTGAGGTGGTGGACGATGGAGAATAAGTTACAGGAACT is a window encoding:
- the mce gene encoding methylmalonyl-CoA epimerase, producing MFKKIDHIGIAVSNLEQAVKTFELLGFQIAGTEEVPEQKVKVAFFPVGESNLELLMPTDEKSAVTRFLMNHGEGIHHIAFLVENLEGMLAALKEKGFNLIDEKPRPGAHGKKIAFIHPKSTNSVLIELCEVVDDGE